The Anguilla anguilla isolate fAngAng1 chromosome 2, fAngAng1.pri, whole genome shotgun sequence genome contains the following window.
tacctttttactctgaaacatttccagtttaaacagctactCTGCCTGTGgtctagtgggtaaggttacagtcttgggaatatggggtcttaggttcaagcccagctagggacatgtttctttaacctgctttcaccctcactaataattgtctactacttctcaattatcgcttttgcaccatatctacccaccgttcaccgaacgtatacactgcgtatatttaatttcggtgagggaAGATATATTATAttgcctatattgtttgtagtaccgtaacttggcgtcattttgatatcaatacttttaatggcaggcctggactggtcttgtatgtgtgagtaacttggcatttgtacgttgaaaacgtgttttttatgagatatcactATACCATGtgcaaataaaactccaaactgtctgtataaacaaatacagtaataaaatcctattgaaaaaTTGACATATTAGATGGCCATTTCTCCTCAAAATTTGAAAGTCtcaaaatttgacatttaattatgaCAGAAGGGGTCCTGAAGTAGTACTGACCTGATTTGGGTGAAATATTCCCgaagcatttttaaataatcccACCCTAAATATGTAATCCAGTACAGGctgagtgggaaaaaaagaaacattttggaTTGGAATATCTCCGgaaatttatcatttataatttttttttttttaattgtatgttttaattgtatgtatgtaccatttattgtaaagcatattgtaaagcgctatataaaatacatttattattattattattattattattatccaatGCAACGCAATtgagaaaagtgaaaatttgGATTAGAATATCTCCTGAAATTTTAAAGTTCTCGAAGTTTTGACACTTGTTCATAACAGATGGTGGTCTACaccctaccccatttctgtgaaattttactgtagcaatttTGAAAAATTCCACTTAAAACCTTCTGTGTAATCCAATGGAAGCCAATTGAGAAAAGTGGTAATTTTGAATTGGAATATCTTCTGATAATTAAAAGGTCTCAAacttctgacacttgttcctggcaggaggggtcctggtctacatcctaccccatttctgtggaATTTTACAGTAACGTTTGTGAGTAGTCCCACTTAAAACCTTCTATGCAATTCAATACAAGCTATtataaaaaagtaacattttggtttggaatatttttccaaaattaaaagtTCTCAAACTTTTGACACTTGTTTATGACAGAAGGGGTCCTGATCTACAGTTGAGGGCAGAAggttacatacacctaggctaaaaatattcaaactcagtttttcacaactgcaCATTTCATaataccatacatttcttttagcaagtcaattagggcctCTACTTTGAACAGGTCTCTTtcaacagtctggaagattccagaaattgatgtaatgactttttaaaggcttctgattggccagttgcCATAATTATGAGTTAATTGGGAGCTAATtacacctgtggctgtatttaagggcctacctttagagccactgcccttttgcccttgataccatggcctgaaaggctgttgagcaaggaagaagcccctactccaagaccggcataaaaaagccagaattaagtttgcaggtgatcaccaggacgaagacctagccatttggaggagtgttctctggtcagatgaaacctAAATTTacctgtttggccataatgatcagcgctatgtatggaggaagaagggtgaggcttttaatccgaagaacaacatcccaactgtgaagcatgagGGTGGCAGCATCATATTGTGGAGGTGTTTTCCGGGACTAGtgaacttcagaaaatagatggcatcatgaggaaggaggattatctagaaatactgaaccaacacctcaagacatcagctagaaagttaaaacgtGGTCGCagctgggtcttccagcaggacagttATCCTAAGCacacctccaaagttgtaacaaaatggcttaaagacaacaaagtgaaagtattggagtggccatcacaaagccctgacctgaatcccataggaaatttgtggactgaactgaaaaagcatgtccaagcaaagaggcccacaaacctgactgagttacatcTGTTCTGTCaagaggaatgggcaaaaattccggcaaagtattgtgagaagcttgtggaaggctaccccaagcgtttggtTCAAGttcagcaattaaaaggcaatgccaccaaatactaacaaagtgtatgtaaacttttgacccactgaaaatctgatatagtacatacaaGCGGAAATACATCTGTCTCTAAGCTATTATTTTGAGATGACCTCTTATAGAAATAAATTAGATATTCTAATTGAAATGTGTGAGTTGTgagaaattgagtttgaatgtcttagcttaggtgtatgtaaacttttggcctcaactgtatatgcTGGGCATTAGGTATcatatgttattattttataacatgATTTCAATAAGGCACCACTTTTATCACCAACAATTTAGACTTCTTTAGGCTATCAACAGCCCAGTAGTACCCTAGGCtgaattagcttttttttcttctaacaTTACCCAGCTTTTTTCTCTGCTATGACTAGTGCACGTCTCACTTGTTGGATCATTTTATGTAGAGCACACAGCAATGTTGACAAAATTCAAAGCGAAAATAATAGGGCCATGTTTCACAAATCTatccaaatgaaaacaacagcatgcacattttaacctttttgaaaataatatcgACAACCTTGTGTccttttaacaaaattaactcAAAAGGCAATTTAGAAGTAAAAGAAGTAGGCTACTAAACTGATAGGCATATTGGTAGAGTTGTGGGTTATGAATACGAGAAATCAGCTAAAGCACAAGTGAGTGTATGGAGGAATGCTGTGCCATTTCAGAAATCAAATAGTCAGAAATCCAAAATTCCAGCATTGaataaatttcataattttagCGCAGTTGGCTCGGTGCCACTGCTGGACATACtgtacagatgggtgacaaatcaaaggaaaaaccaacataaagcaTCTTATTAAGTTTTTGGGCCACCatgagctgccagaacagcttcaatgtgccttggcataaattacattacaggcatttagcagatgcttttatccagagcgccTCACAAAACTTTCACATGGCATTTATTTAAacggctggatatatacaaAGGTTctgcaagttaagtaccttgctcaagggtacaatggcagtgtcctaaccaggaatcaaacctggcAAGAGAGCCAAGATGTTGGGGTAATGCCGGCAGCCCTCTGATGTCATTGGGTACATCTTTCGGTCCTCCTCTGTTGGATGGTGTAATGTAATTGTTCGCTCACCCTGGCACAGGTGACCTGCCAGGCCGATCTATCGAGTGTCAGAGGTTCCAGATGGGTGGAGTTTATGTTGCAGTGCTTCAGGAGATCTTTCGTGTAGTCCTTGTAGCGCCTCTTTTGTCCGCCAGCGGCCCGTTTTGCGGTGTAAAGGGCTTGGTGGGGTAGGCGGTGGTCAGGCATGCAGATGGTATGCCCTATCCAGCGAAGATGTTTTTTTGCCACTGCTGCTTCCATGCAGATGGAGTTGGTCATGGAAAGAATCTCTGTATGGGGGATTCGATCTTCCCCAGACAGGCCGAGGATCTTTTGAAGGCATTGGATGTGGAAGGCCTCCAAGTTTGTGATGTGCCGTCTGTATGGGGTCCACGTTTCTGCCCCATAGAGCAGAGTGGAGGCACATACCGCATTGTATGTGGCAACCTTGGTGCTGATCTTCAGGTTTTTGTTCTCAAAAACCCTTCTGCTGAGGCGCCCAAAGGCTGACAAAGCTTTGTTGATGCGGCTGTCTATCTCAGTGTCAAGGGAGCAGTTTGAGGAGAGTGTGGAGCCAAGATAGGTGAACTGGCCCACTACTTTAAGTGGAACACCATTGATTTGTAAGCTGGGGGTGAAGGAGGTTGAATAGTGAATTGTACCATGACTTCAGTTTTTTGAATGTTGACCTGGAGACCAAAGGACTGGTATAGGCCAGAAATTGTGTTTAGGGCATGCTGCATGGACTCTGGGCTATGTGCCAAGACAGCGCAGTCATCTGCGTACTGAAGCTCAAAGATTTGGCAGGTCTTTGTCTTTGTATGAGCCTGGAGCTGTCGGATGTTAAATAGACTTCCGTCAAGGCGGTACTCCAGGTGAACTCCATCTCTGTGTCCCAGGGCATGATGGAAGAGGTGGGTGATGGCTGAGAGGAGGAGACTGAACAAGACCAGTGCCAAGACACAGCCTTGCTTCACCCCAACGTCGACCTTGAAGGACTCTGACTGGAGTCCTCCCGTGAGGACTCTGGCTTGCATCCCATCATGCAGTTGCTGCAGGATGGAGAGAAACTTGGGTGGTACCCCAAGTTTGGAGAGCTGTTTCCAGAGAATCTCAGGGTTTATGGTATCAAAGGCTTTGCTAAGATCGATGAAGGCTATGTACAGATCTTTgcgctgctctctgctcttctcAAGTAGCTGCCGTAAGACAAAGATCATGTCGG
Protein-coding sequences here:
- the LOC118220353 gene encoding uncharacterized protein LOC118220353; this translates as MIFVLRQLLEKSREQRKDLYIAFIDLSKAFDTINPEILWKQLSKLGVPPKFLSILQQLHDGMQARVLTGGLQSESFKVDVGVKQGCVLALVLFSLLLSAITHLFHHALGHRDGVHLEYRLDGSLFNIRQLQAHTKTKTCQIFELQYADDCAVLAHSPESMQHALNTISGLYQSFGLQVNIQKTEVMVQFTIQPPSPPAYKSMVFHLNRRVFENKNLKISTKVATYNAVCASTLLYGAETWTPYRRHITNLEAFHIQCLQKILGLSGEDRIPHTEILSMTNSICMEAAVAKKHLRWIGHTICMPDHRLPHQALYTAKRAAGGQKRRYKDYTKDLLKHCNINSTHLEPLTLDRSAWQVTCARV